The Caldanaerobius fijiensis DSM 17918 genomic sequence TTCATCAGATTAGCAGTTATGATGCCTTACTCCACCTAAACATTGTTATAGGTGGAAACTGCGGCTATTGCTTTTTTATTCAATTCCTCTATTATTTCTTCTATCAAGAAAATTAATTCTTTTTTAGCTTCTTCCAGCCTCTTTTTCTTTTCTTCTTCGTTAATTTTTCCACTTTTTATTTTTTCTATATATTCACTTATATCTATAACCTTCAGAGGAAACATTATATATAACTCTTCTCTTTTATAATATTCCAAACCATGTTCCCACGTTTTAAATGTTGGCACCTTGTACTCAATCTTTTCTCCTGTATAAGGCATTTTTATATTTAGTCTCAATTCGTTTGGTATCGACGGACCTTTCTTAAGGAATATTACTATTTGGGATGGAAACTCTATGGTTATTTCACTATCTTTCGGAAAATTATTATAATCAAATCCATCTATTACTATTCCGAAACCATAATCTATCATTCTTATTACTATAGCCCTATCATTTAATGTCTGAAACTCTATATGATACTTCTTTTTACCATCGTCTTCATCTACTAATACCACTTTATCACATATTGCTCTAGAATAGTCCATTCTAACATATTCCTCTTTTAAAGGTTCAATACGTACACTTTTATCAAATTCCTTTTTAAACAACGAGTTGATAGCATATATCGTCAACTTATATATTAAACAGGTTTTTTAGAATTTCGTCATAATGTACTCTTTTGCATTGTTCCTCCATAAGCTCCCCCATAATTTATCTATCAGCAAATTTCGTAAAAAAATAAAAGGTGCTTTTCACCTTCTACTTTCTGAAATACAACCTTGCTGATGTCCAGATTATATTCACTTTTTGAATTTAGGCAATACGGCGCCCTTTGGCATGACAAGCA encodes the following:
- a CDS encoding RpnC/YadD family protein; protein product: MDYSRAICDKVVLVDEDDGKKKYHIEFQTLNDRAIVIRMIDYGFGIVIDGFDYNNFPKDSEITIEFPSQIVIFLKKGPSIPNELRLNIKMPYTGEKIEYKVPTFKTWEHGLEYYKREELYIMFPLKVIDISEYIEKIKSGKINEEEKKKRLEEAKKELIFLIEEIIEELNKKAIAAVSTYNNV